Proteins encoded within one genomic window of Deltaproteobacteria bacterium:
- a CDS encoding chitobiase/beta-hexosaminidase C-terminal domain-containing protein, with protein sequence MTRSLIAFALLATLLSGCPEPAPTDTPDLVPPVTVATPAGGAFDAPFSVDLACTDEGGTCAGTWYTLDGSAPTEASEAWGGPLQLTQTTTLRFFSVDAAGNAEHPRSEHYAFDEVPPLDTEAPTLTALPAPGTYATSLLVLLRCDDGAGTGCEAIHYTLDGSAPTLASPLHLEPLLLDADTLVTALAVDRAGNQSAPQTFAYTVDTRAPSTLASPPSGTYATAQTVTLTCDDGAGTGCTATHYTLDGSAPDEGSPLYTAPLTLDASATLRFFSLDAAGNREPERSETYLVDLDPPVTGLQPPAGTYAGTVWLTFTCADAGAGCAATHFTLDGSAPDLGSPIYATAVPLATSATVRFFSVDRAGHAEAPGSADYLVDRDGPATTASIPGGIHAAAVQVALSCDDGAGSGCQAIHLTLDGSTPTLASPVYSAPLDITADTTLRYFGVDAAGNTEPVQTQSYVIDTAAPTSGATPPGGFFRDGPTVALACDDGAGSGCSAIHYTLDGSAPTTASPLYVLPLTLGATTTLRFAAVDRAGNVDAPRQELYTLDRLAPTTTPDVAPGAYDGSQSITLACDDGPGSGCAATHYTLDGSLPTTASPVATAPITLSATGELRFRSVDAVGNLEDPRSAAYLIDLLPPATTATPGSGTYNTTLSVQLACSDGAGSGCVTTYYTVDGGEPSTSSSIYLGPIPLSASTTLKFFSVDAVGRSEATVTRDYLLDLAAPVTTASPGGGTYGSAQSVGLSCDDGGGTGCAATYYTLDGTPPTTSSTLYAGPVAVAADATLRFFSTDLAGNAETPRSEVYRVDQVGPVVIAADPDDGGTRVFVNAILSVTFDEDVQPATVTPSTFLLHDAGGVPVVGSVAYDAPSRTATFTPSAPLAGASVFAITLTTGILDLVGNPMAAPHLIDFETTYPQVQLGDDRSATATTGGLAYDSAGNGMLVWLAYDGVGCHLSYATYDVTTDSWSADATLTSEARCGYDPPIALASNGSTFMVAWKNDYADVLVSEWVAGAWLPETTLEASAYSRYSTAKLDLATDGVGYALAYETRNTFYQIKVALHDGSTWATPVTVQTAVVDALLPSITGGAAGYLAAWSTTDGEVFAAHRPAATGIWASEVRLDTTTAYSGGALAESNGATYLVAWQEGNNLWAALGDGATYPAPLQMNTSGTGAKLLDLASDGTGYLVAFGAYANPVQGAYVRRHDGSAWGAQTLVANRGLPAEGGAAASDGSGYFLAIDFRDSLNKRHELGYTVWNGATWSAEAPLEGEAATARNPVAAAGAGLYGVAWDQLVGTVHQVRFRDFDGSTLSATSERLAAPHPGSAGLARMAADDQGRLLAVWEQVAHGAASVMASYWDGAAWSVPMLVAQDATSPDVTSDGTRFMIAWQGGNDSTYKVGARGFDGVSLGAVVQPGFGNWSTRPRLAGNDTGYLLVWANIDSVWASIYQGGAWLPSTKISQATASVDVHPAASSDGSGYLVAWTQRIGGSYDSILSTLATYDALGGTWSWSAPVLAEEQDVDVQEVLTLGDASGYRLVFTTGSTSGDGGVYLRDWSAGGWQAQQTLHVGFRLICSDLAGRRLGAGDVLVYRCDLEYFGNAEAAGGWSETSLGSGFGGDVVMATEGSTAAVVFTGSRFLVTSETARATRFDGAGWEPVYVTSETGRRALHPALMHDGTHYLGVWQEENPSTGVHRIVMRREP encoded by the coding sequence GTGACCCGCTCGCTCATCGCGTTCGCCCTGCTCGCCACTCTCCTCAGCGGCTGCCCCGAGCCGGCGCCCACCGACACGCCCGACCTCGTCCCGCCGGTCACGGTGGCGACCCCCGCCGGCGGCGCCTTCGACGCCCCCTTCAGCGTGGACCTCGCCTGCACCGACGAGGGCGGGACCTGCGCCGGCACCTGGTACACGCTGGACGGCAGCGCGCCGACCGAGGCCTCCGAGGCGTGGGGCGGGCCCCTCCAGCTCACGCAGACCACCACCCTGCGCTTCTTCTCGGTGGACGCGGCCGGCAACGCCGAGCACCCCCGCAGCGAGCACTATGCCTTCGACGAGGTTCCGCCCCTCGACACCGAGGCCCCCACCCTCACGGCCCTCCCCGCCCCCGGCACCTACGCGACCTCCCTCCTGGTCCTGCTGCGCTGCGACGACGGCGCCGGCACCGGCTGCGAGGCGATCCACTACACCCTCGACGGCAGCGCCCCCACCCTCGCCTCGCCCCTCCACCTCGAGCCCCTCCTCCTGGACGCGGACACCCTCGTGACCGCGCTGGCGGTGGACCGGGCCGGGAACCAGAGCGCCCCCCAGACCTTCGCCTACACCGTCGACACCCGGGCGCCCTCGACCCTCGCGAGCCCCCCCTCGGGCACCTACGCCACCGCGCAGACGGTGACCCTCACCTGCGACGACGGAGCGGGCACCGGCTGCACCGCCACCCACTACACCCTCGACGGCAGCGCACCGGACGAGGGCTCCCCCCTCTACACCGCCCCCCTCACCCTGGACGCCAGCGCCACCCTGCGCTTCTTCTCCCTGGACGCCGCCGGCAACCGCGAGCCGGAGCGGAGCGAGACCTACCTCGTCGACCTCGACCCGCCGGTGACCGGGCTCCAGCCGCCCGCCGGGACCTACGCGGGGACCGTCTGGCTCACCTTCACCTGCGCCGACGCCGGCGCGGGCTGCGCCGCCACCCACTTCACCCTCGACGGCAGCGCGCCGGATCTCGGCTCGCCCATCTACGCCACCGCGGTGCCGCTCGCCACCAGCGCCACCGTCCGCTTCTTCAGCGTCGACCGCGCCGGTCATGCGGAGGCGCCCGGCTCGGCCGACTACCTCGTCGATCGCGACGGCCCGGCGACCACCGCCAGCATCCCCGGCGGCATCCACGCCGCGGCGGTCCAGGTCGCCCTCTCCTGCGACGACGGCGCCGGCTCCGGCTGCCAGGCGATCCACCTCACCCTCGACGGCAGCACCCCCACCCTCGCCTCCCCGGTCTACTCGGCGCCCCTCGACATCACCGCCGACACCACCCTGCGCTACTTCGGGGTGGACGCCGCCGGCAACACCGAGCCCGTCCAGACCCAGAGCTACGTCATCGACACCGCGGCGCCCACCAGCGGGGCGACGCCTCCCGGCGGCTTCTTCCGGGACGGCCCCACCGTGGCCCTCGCCTGTGACGACGGCGCCGGCTCGGGCTGCTCGGCCATCCACTACACCCTCGACGGCAGCGCGCCGACCACCGCCTCGCCCCTCTACGTCCTGCCCCTGACCCTCGGCGCGACGACCACCCTGCGCTTCGCCGCCGTCGATCGGGCCGGCAACGTCGACGCGCCCCGGCAGGAGCTCTACACCCTCGACCGCCTCGCCCCCACGACCACGCCCGACGTCGCGCCGGGCGCCTACGACGGCAGCCAGTCGATCACCCTCGCCTGCGACGACGGCCCCGGCAGCGGCTGCGCCGCGACCCACTACACCCTCGACGGCAGCCTGCCGACGACCGCCTCGCCGGTCGCCACCGCCCCGATCACCCTGAGCGCGACCGGCGAGCTGCGCTTCCGCTCGGTGGACGCCGTGGGCAACCTCGAGGATCCCCGCTCGGCCGCCTACCTCATCGACCTGCTCCCCCCGGCCACCACCGCCACGCCGGGCTCGGGCACCTACAACACGACCTTGAGCGTGCAGCTCGCCTGCAGCGACGGCGCCGGCAGCGGCTGCGTCACCACCTACTACACCGTGGACGGCGGCGAGCCCTCGACCTCCTCCTCGATCTACCTCGGGCCGATCCCGCTCTCCGCGAGCACGACCCTGAAGTTCTTCTCGGTGGACGCCGTCGGCCGCTCGGAGGCGACGGTCACCCGGGACTACCTCCTCGACCTCGCCGCGCCGGTCACGACGGCCAGCCCGGGGGGCGGCACCTACGGCAGCGCCCAGAGCGTCGGCCTCTCCTGCGACGACGGCGGGGGCACGGGCTGCGCGGCGACCTACTACACCCTCGACGGCACGCCGCCGACGACCTCGTCGACCCTCTACGCGGGCCCGGTGGCGGTCGCCGCCGACGCCACCCTTCGCTTCTTCTCCACCGACCTGGCGGGCAACGCCGAGACCCCGCGCAGCGAGGTCTACCGCGTCGACCAGGTGGGGCCGGTGGTGATCGCCGCCGATCCCGACGACGGCGGCACCCGGGTCTTCGTCAACGCGATCCTCTCGGTGACCTTCGACGAGGACGTGCAGCCGGCCACCGTCACCCCCAGCACCTTCCTCCTCCACGACGCCGGAGGGGTCCCGGTGGTGGGCTCGGTCGCCTACGACGCCCCGAGCCGCACCGCGACCTTCACGCCCTCGGCGCCGCTGGCCGGCGCGAGCGTCTTCGCCATCACCCTCACCACCGGCATCCTGGATCTCGTGGGCAACCCGATGGCGGCGCCCCACCTCATCGACTTCGAGACCACCTACCCCCAGGTGCAGCTCGGAGACGACCGCTCGGCCACCGCGACCACCGGCGGCCTCGCCTACGACAGCGCCGGCAACGGGATGCTGGTCTGGCTCGCCTACGACGGCGTGGGGTGCCACCTGAGCTACGCCACCTACGACGTGACGACGGACAGCTGGAGCGCCGACGCCACCCTCACCTCCGAGGCCCGCTGCGGCTACGACCCGCCGATCGCGCTCGCGAGCAACGGCAGCACCTTCATGGTCGCCTGGAAGAACGACTACGCCGACGTCCTGGTCAGCGAGTGGGTCGCCGGGGCCTGGCTGCCCGAGACCACCCTCGAGGCCTCCGCCTACTCGCGCTACTCGACGGCGAAGCTCGATCTGGCGACCGATGGCGTCGGCTACGCCCTCGCCTACGAGACCCGGAACACCTTCTACCAGATCAAGGTCGCGCTCCACGACGGCAGCACCTGGGCCACGCCCGTGACGGTGCAGACCGCGGTGGTGGACGCCCTCCTTCCCTCGATCACCGGCGGCGCGGCCGGCTACCTGGCCGCCTGGAGCACCACGGACGGCGAGGTCTTCGCCGCCCACCGGCCGGCGGCCACCGGGATCTGGGCGAGCGAGGTGCGCCTCGACACCACGACGGCCTACTCGGGCGGCGCGCTGGCAGAGAGCAACGGCGCCACCTACCTGGTGGCCTGGCAGGAGGGGAACAACCTGTGGGCGGCGCTGGGAGACGGCGCCACCTACCCCGCGCCGCTGCAGATGAACACCTCCGGCACCGGCGCCAAGCTCCTCGACCTGGCCAGCGACGGCACCGGCTACCTCGTCGCCTTCGGGGCCTACGCGAACCCGGTGCAGGGCGCCTACGTCCGGAGGCACGACGGCAGCGCCTGGGGCGCCCAGACCCTGGTGGCCAACCGGGGGCTCCCGGCCGAGGGCGGGGCGGCGGCCTCGGATGGCAGCGGCTACTTCCTCGCCATCGACTTCCGCGACTCGCTCAACAAGCGCCACGAGCTGGGCTACACGGTCTGGAACGGCGCGACCTGGAGCGCCGAGGCCCCGCTGGAGGGTGAAGCGGCCACGGCCCGCAACCCGGTGGCCGCCGCGGGGGCCGGCCTCTACGGCGTGGCCTGGGATCAGCTCGTGGGCACCGTCCACCAGGTGCGCTTCCGGGACTTCGACGGGAGCACCCTCTCGGCCACGAGCGAGCGCCTCGCCGCGCCCCACCCGGGCTCCGCCGGCCTGGCCCGGATGGCCGCCGACGATCAGGGCCGCCTCCTGGCGGTCTGGGAGCAGGTGGCGCACGGCGCCGCGTCCGTGATGGCCTCCTACTGGGACGGCGCCGCCTGGTCGGTGCCGATGCTCGTGGCCCAGGACGCCACGTCCCCCGACGTGACCTCCGACGGCACGCGCTTCATGATCGCCTGGCAGGGCGGAAACGACTCCACCTACAAGGTGGGCGCCCGGGGCTTCGACGGCGTCAGCCTCGGCGCGGTCGTCCAGCCGGGCTTCGGCAACTGGAGCACCCGGCCCCGCCTCGCCGGGAACGACACCGGCTACCTGCTGGTCTGGGCGAACATCGACTCGGTCTGGGCGTCGATCTACCAGGGCGGCGCCTGGCTGCCCTCGACCAAGATCAGCCAGGCCACCGCCTCCGTGGACGTGCATCCGGCCGCGTCCTCCGACGGCAGCGGCTACCTCGTCGCCTGGACCCAGCGGATCGGCGGCTCCTACGACAGCATCCTCTCCACCCTGGCGACCTACGACGCCCTCGGGGGGACCTGGTCCTGGAGCGCTCCGGTGCTGGCCGAGGAGCAGGACGTCGACGTGCAGGAGGTCCTCACGCTGGGCGACGCCTCGGGCTACCGCCTCGTCTTCACGACCGGGTCCACCTCCGGCGACGGCGGGGTCTACCTCCGCGACTGGTCCGCGGGCGGCTGGCAGGCGCAGCAGACCCTCCACGTGGGTTTCCGCCTCATCTGCAGCGACCTGGCCGGGCGCCGCCTCGGCGCGGGTGACGTGCTCGTCTACCGCTGCGACCTCGAGTACTTCGGCAACGCCGAGGCCGCCGGCGGCTGGTCCGAGACCTCCCTGGGCAGCGGCTTCGGCGGGGACGTGGTGATGGCCACCGAGGGCAGCACGGCGGCGGTGGTCTTCACCGGCTCCCGCTTCCTCGTCACCAGCGAGACGGCCCGGGCGACCCGCTTCGACGGCGCCGGCTGGGAGCCGGTCTACGTCACCTCGGAGACCGGACGCCGGGCGCTCCACCCGGCGCTGATGCACGACGGCACCCACTACCTCGGCGTCTGGCAGGAGGAGAACCCCAGCACCGGGGTCCACCGCATCGTCATGCGCCGCGAGCCCTGA